The following proteins are co-located in the Haloplanus sp. HW8-1 genome:
- a CDS encoding DUF7128 family protein, protein MVTTTERDGMTWYECEVCGMLFDDRDDAAQHEDNCDSDSADPSYLQ, encoded by the coding sequence ATGGTGACCACGACCGAGCGGGACGGTATGACGTGGTACGAGTGTGAGGTCTGTGGGATGTTGTTCGACGACCGCGACGACGCCGCACAACACGAGGACAACTGCGACAGCGACAGCGCCGATCCCTCCTATCTACAGTAG
- a CDS encoding DUF5796 family protein, with protein MTIRTDVAPSTLPVTLREGGVEVEYLDGRTTFYRGVPERSAETLSTAPGKEVHVLVTGPDGTEGVMMYVNDRKTHEDILESTGVGRIVLDGGETEELFPGVTVGSPDGMRCRIQADLAVARGRVFVFVEDDWGEKSYELVDGSE; from the coding sequence ATGACCATCCGCACCGACGTGGCGCCGAGTACGCTCCCCGTGACCCTCCGGGAGGGCGGCGTCGAAGTGGAGTACCTCGACGGCCGAACGACGTTCTACCGCGGCGTCCCGGAGCGGAGCGCCGAGACGCTCTCGACTGCTCCCGGCAAGGAGGTTCACGTCCTCGTGACCGGCCCCGACGGGACCGAGGGCGTGATGATGTACGTCAACGACCGCAAGACCCACGAGGACATCCTGGAGTCGACGGGCGTCGGACGGATCGTCCTCGACGGCGGCGAGACCGAGGAGCTATTCCCGGGCGTCACCGTCGGGTCACCGGACGGGATGCGATGTCGGATCCAGGCCGACCTCGCGGTGGCGCGTGGTCGCGTGTTCGTCTTCGTCGAGGACGACTGGGGCGAGAAGTCGTACGAACTGGTCGACGGGAGCGAGTAG
- the pan1 gene encoding proteasome-activating nucleotidase Pan1, whose amino-acid sequence MTDTVDDVDLPYDEEATSQQEKIEALRERLDVLEGQNEEMRDKLLDANAENNKYQQKLERLTHENKKLKQSPLFVATVQELTDEGVIIKQHGNNQEALTEVTDEMRSDLEPDSRVAVNNSLSVVKRLDKETDVRARVMQVDHSPDVTYTDIGGLDQQMQEVRETVEMPLDRPEMFEDVGIDPPSGVLLHGPPGTGKTMLAKAVANQTDATFIKMAGSELVHKFIGEGAKLVRDLFEVARENEPAVLFIDEIDAIASKRTDSKTSGDAEVQRTMMQLLSEMDGFEERGEVRIIAATNRFDMLDPAILRPGRFDRLIEVPKPDDEGREIIFRIHTRDMNVADDVDFGELAEMADDASGADIKAVCTEAGMFAIRDDRTEIYMDDFVSAWGKISAESADESVSRAFA is encoded by the coding sequence ATGACCGATACTGTGGACGATGTCGACCTCCCGTACGACGAGGAGGCGACGTCGCAGCAGGAAAAAATCGAGGCCCTCCGCGAGCGACTCGACGTGCTGGAGGGACAGAACGAGGAGATGCGCGACAAACTGCTGGATGCGAACGCGGAGAACAACAAGTACCAGCAGAAACTGGAGCGTCTCACACACGAGAACAAGAAACTCAAGCAGTCGCCGCTGTTCGTCGCGACGGTCCAGGAACTGACCGACGAGGGCGTCATCATCAAACAGCACGGCAACAACCAGGAGGCGCTGACGGAGGTCACCGACGAGATGCGGTCGGACCTCGAACCCGACTCGCGAGTCGCGGTCAACAACTCCCTCTCGGTGGTCAAGCGCCTCGACAAGGAGACCGACGTGCGAGCCCGCGTGATGCAGGTGGACCACAGCCCTGACGTGACATACACGGACATCGGCGGACTCGACCAGCAGATGCAGGAGGTTCGCGAGACAGTCGAGATGCCGCTCGACCGGCCGGAGATGTTCGAGGACGTCGGTATCGACCCACCCTCGGGGGTGCTCCTGCACGGGCCGCCGGGTACCGGGAAGACGATGCTCGCGAAGGCGGTCGCCAACCAGACCGACGCCACCTTCATCAAGATGGCCGGCTCGGAACTCGTCCACAAGTTCATCGGCGAGGGCGCGAAACTCGTGCGCGACCTCTTCGAGGTGGCCCGCGAGAACGAACCGGCCGTCCTCTTCATCGACGAGATCGACGCCATCGCGTCGAAGCGGACGGACTCGAAGACCTCCGGCGACGCCGAGGTCCAGCGGACGATGATGCAACTACTCTCCGAGATGGACGGCTTCGAGGAGCGCGGCGAGGTCCGTATCATCGCGGCCACCAACCGCTTCGACATGCTCGACCCCGCGATCCTCCGTCCGGGGCGCTTCGACCGCCTGATCGAAGTGCCGAAACCCGACGACGAGGGCCGCGAGATCATCTTCAGGATCCACACCCGCGATATGAACGTCGCCGACGACGTCGACTTCGGCGAACTGGCCGAGATGGCCGACGACGCCTCGGGCGCCGACATCAAGGCCGTCTGCACCGAGGCCGGGATGTTCGCTATCCGCGACGACCGGACCGAGATCTACATGGACGACTTCGTCTCCGCGTGGGGGAAGATCAGCGCCGAGTCGGCCGACGAGAGCGTCTCACGAGCGTTCGCCTGA